Part of the Sphingopyxis sp. 113P3 genome, GTGTCAGCGCCGCTGGCGCTGTCCGCTGACCGGCGCACTGCCGCGCTCGCGATAGACGAGGCGGCCCTTGCTAAGGTCATAGGGTGTCATCTCGACGCGAACCGCGTCGCCGACGACCGACCGGATGCGAAATCGTCGCATCCGGCCGGCGGTATAGGCGATGATGCGGTGACCATTTTCGAGCACGACGCCAAAACGGGCGTCGGGCAGAATTTCGTCGATCACACCATCGAAGGTGAGGGCTTCCTCTTTGGCCAATAATCAGGCCTGTTCGAGGTTGATCGCCGACACCTTGCCGTTGCGGCCAGTTTCGAGCTCGTAGGAGATGCGCTGATCCTTGTTCAGCCCTTGCATCCCTGCGGCCTGTACGGCGGTGATATGGACGAAGCTGTCGCCCGAGCCATCTTCATTTTCAATGAAGCCATAGCCCTTGTCGGTATTGAAGAATTTGACGGTGCCGATCGGCATGGGTGTTTCCTTTCACGAAACAAGATACCCGCCGGCAAAAGCACCGGCGGAGCTGGTAGCGTGAGAAGGCAAGAATCCACCCGAAAGGGGTATCAAATTTCCGTCGCAGGCGACGATAGCCTCCGCCATATGGAAGCTTTCGTGCGGAAAGTCAAGGAAGTGTCCGGGTTCAGTACATATGAGACTGCTGGAGATTTCCGCAGCTGATGGACTGGAGGTACTCGGCGGGGGTTTTCATGTCGAGAGCCTCGTGTGGCCTGACGTGGTTGAAGCGGTGTGCGAAGGCATCGACGAATGGCTGTAGTTGGTCGATGCGATGGGGCAGGTCGTAGGATTCGTAGAACTCGTATCGCCAGCATCCCTGGTTTCGTTCGACGGCGCCGTTGAGTTGGGGGCTTTTGGGAGGGAGGACGAAGAGCGGGAGGCCGCGGATTTGGCAGGCGGTCTCGAACTCAGCCCTGAACTCGGAGCCGCCGTCGACCTGGATACCGGTGATCGGGAAGGGTGCTTCGGCTATGAGCTTGTCGAGGAGGGCGGTGGCATTGGTGGCGGTGGCGCTGGCGGCGACCTTGCCGAGGGTCCACTTTGCGACGGGATCATAGGCTGTGAAGTGCTTGATCGCCTTGCCGGGTCGGATGTTGATGAAGAGCGTGTCGATCTGGACCAGCTGGCCTGGGAGCGATGGCCTGAGGCCTTTGGGCAGGCGACGGGCGTGTCGTTCCTTGTTGTTGTAGCGGAAGCGGCGTCCTCCGGGTTTTCTGCGCAGCAGGGGCACGGGGACGACTGCTCCTCTGGCGACGAGTCTTCGAAGGATGCGCCCGACCGTCGAGACGGAGGTCATGAAGCCTTCGCGGGCGAGCAGCACGGCGATCTTGCGCTTGCCCCACATGGGGTTGTCGAGCCGCAGTTCCTCGACCGCTTCGGCGAGTGCTGGCGACCAGCGCGGCTGGCGCACCCGCAGTGGCCTTCGGCTCAGCGGCTCCGGCCGCTTCTCCCAGCGGTAGAGGGTTGCGCGCGGGACACCCACGGCCCTCGCCGCGGCAGCGGCGCAGAGCCCTTCGCGGATGGCCTGCCGCCAGCGATGAACAATGTCTCGCCTGATCGCCGCTTCGCTATCGGGGGCTTTCGCGCCGATCAGGCGAGACATCAACTGGGCGGTTCTGCTAACGCGGCCTGGCAGGTGAAATACTTGCATCGGGGGTCTCCTTCAGCTGGTGTGTTGCAACCTCAGCTTCGAAGACCCCCGAGTCTTTCTCAAGCCTCGCGTCTCAAATGTGTCTGGACCCGGTCAGGAAGAAGGCCCTTATGAGCGAGGATGAGCCGGTTTTGGAGGTGTTCACCGCCGGGGCGGGGCGGGGGCTCTGCACCGCATCGCGCCGCTTCCGGAGGGAGAAATCGAGGCAGCAATCGCTTTCGGCGCCCCGCCTGGGCGCGCTCACCCCGTTCGCTGGAATATTGCGACGCCCGCGCGCGGCTGCGCCGCCACCTCCTGGAGGTGGCAGCGCAGTTGCAAAAGGGTCTATGCTCCGTTGGCGGCGCTCAGGATGGCGCGCACGCTGGCGGTCGCGACATCGGTATCGAGCCCGCAGCCAAAGAGGCTCTTTCCGTCGGCCGTGCGGCACTCGACATAGGCGGCTGCCTGCACGTTGCTGCCTTGGCCGATTGCGTGCTCGGAGTAATCGACGATGTCCATCACCGGGCCGCCCGACTCCGCGAGCGCGGCAACGACACTCGACATGAGGCCGTTACCGCGGCCGCTGACGCTGCGTTCGGTGCCGTCGATGGTAAGCTTGCCGGCGAAGATGCGGTCGGTGCCGCTATGCGTTTCGGCCCAGTCGACGAGCTGGAAACGTTTGCCTTCGCTCGCAAGATAGTGGCCCTCGAATGCGTGCCAGATATCTTCGGCGCCGAGTTCGCGGCTCGTCGCGTCGGCGACGGCCTGGACAACATGGCTGAAGCTCGCCTGCATACGCTTGGGCAGCTTCAGCCCCTTGTCCTGCTCGAGAACCCAGGCGACGCCGCCCTTGCCCGACTGGCTGTTGACGCGAATGACCGCTTCATAACTGCGCCCGAGGTCGGCGGGGTCGATCGGGAGATAGGGAACCTCCCACCGCTCGTCGTTCTGGCGTTCGCGCGCGGCAAAGCCCTTCTTGATGGCGTCCTGATGGCTGCCCGAAAATGCCGTGTAGACGAGCTCGCCTCCATAGGGGTGGCGGGGATGGACGGGCAGTTGATTGCAATATTCAACCGTCGCGATGACTTCGTCGATGTCGGAAAAGTCGAGCTCAGGGTCGACGCCCTGCGTGTACATGTTGAGCGCGATGGTCACGAGACAGGTATTGCCCGTGCGCTCGCCATTGCCGAACAGGCAGCCTTCGACGCGGTCGCCACCGGCAAGCAGGCCCAGCTCTGCCGCTGCAACGCCGGTGCCGCGGTCGTTGTGCGTGTGGAGCGATATGATCGCGCTCTCGCGGTTCGGTAGATTCTTGCAGAAATATTCGATCTGGTCGGCGTAGATGTTGGGGGTCGCCGCCTCGACTGTCGCTGGGAGGTTGAGAATGATCGGCTTCGCGGGCGTGGGCTGGAGAACATCCATCACCGCCGCGCAGCATTCGATGCTGAAATCGAGTTCGGCGGTGGAGAAGGTTTCGGGGCTATATTCGAACCGCCAGTCGGTACCGGGCAGACGCGCAGCATTGTCGCGCAGCTGTTTCGCGCCGTCGATCGCGATCTGCTTGATCTCGGGCATTTCCATGCCGAAAACGATGCGGCGCCACGCAGGGCTTACAGCGTTGTAGAGATGGACGATTGCGGTTTTCGCGCCTTCGAGACTGTCGAAGCTCGTGCGGATGAGGTCTGCACGGGCCTGCGTCAGCACCTGCGGCGTCACGTCGTCGGGGATACGGCCCGAGCGGACCAGATTCTGAATATAGTCAAAATCGGTGGCACCGGAGGCAGGAAAGCCGACCTCGATTTCCTTCAGCCCGCATTTCACGAGCAGGTCGAAGAAGCGCGTCTTCTTCTCGGCATCCATGGGGTCGATGAGCGCCTGGTTGCCATCGCGCAGGTCGGTCGAGAGCCAGATCGGCGCCTTGGTAATCGTGCGCGAGGGCCACTGGCGGTTCTCCAGCGGAACCTGCGGGAAGGGGCGGTATTTGGTCGATGGGTCGCGGAGCATGGTCATGAGTCGGTTGTCTTCTGCGTTTCGAGTGGGATGCGGTGTCGATCAGGCCCTTGGGCGTTCGGCCCGCCGCTAGTCGCGCAGGCCAGAGGTCACGCCCAAGGGCGTGTAAGTCGCAGAAGAAGAAGACCGCGCATTTGCATGGCCGTCCTAGTGATGCAAAATATCGCGATTGGCAAGGGGAAAGGTGGGAAAATTGCGCCGGCGCTTCAGAGCGCTCTGGATCTCCGCGTCGCAAAGATCCAGGGCCCGAATGGAACGGCGGTTATTTCTTCTCGAACGCAGCGGTGATCTCGAGTTTCACCTCATCGCCGACGAGCGGAACGCCAAAGCCGAGACCGAAATCGCTGCGCTTTATCACAGCGTCAGCTTCAAAACCGATCGTTTCGACATTGCCCATCGGCGAAGGACCCGCGCCGGTGAAGTCAACGTCGAGCGTCACGGGTTTCGTCACACCATTGAGGGTGAGATTGCCGGTGACCTTTGCCTCGTCGCCTTCCTCGTCAACCACCACCGAGGTCGAAACAAAACGCGCCGGTTGGGGGTTGGCGCCGAAGAAGTCTGGCTTTGCACCGCTCTCGGCCGGCGCGCGCAGGAGGTGATCCTTGAGTCCCGCACTCGCGACGGTGACACTGGCAATGGGGATGCTAATGTCGAGCTTCGCTTCGGCGGGGGCCTTGGGATCAATCGTCAGCGTGCCGGTCACATCGCCGAAGATGCCGAAATAATCATTGAAGCCCAGATGATTGACGCGCCAACCGACGAGCGTGTGATGCGGATCGGCCTGATAGGTTCCGCCGGTGACGCGCGCGGCGTCCTTCGCGCCGGGGGCAGTGGTGGGCATCTGTGCGAGCAGCGGGACGGCAAGCAGCAAGGGCAGAGCAAGAAGGGGGGCGGCAATACGCATGGCGAAAGGCTCCTCATTTTTTCAAGGGCGCAAAGGCTATGCGAAGGGGTGGCGGGACGTCAATCGTCCGCGGCGTCGGCGGCGCGCTTCCTTGCGCGGCGCTCGGCCTGCCATTCGCGCAGCGCCGCCGCCGAGCAGCCTGAAAAGCCGTAACTGCCAACGGGCGAGCAACTGTCAGGACGGGTCGCGCGCGCGATATTCTCATATCCCTCGACCGCCGAGGTCCAGCTGCCGCCGCCGACCGGCGCGTCATCCTTCAGTTCCTCGCGCAATTCCCTGGGCACGCGGTAGCGATCCGATTCGGGCCGCTGCGCGCAAACAACAATCTCGTCACCTTCGGCCTCGGGACAGGGTTCATCGCCATAGGTGTAGAGGATCGAGGTCTTCTGCGGCGGCTGTCCCGTTTGCGCGAGACTTTCATCTTCCTGGGCGAGCGCCGGCGACGCGAGCGCTGCGGCGGCGATGAACGAGAAGAGAAGATGGGCATGGGCCGTCAAGTCGCATTCCTTCGCACCCCCCGGGCGTCCGGTCTATGCGCCGCAGATGAACCTCAGCCGAACCGCGTCTGCCCGCCATCAGATTTCGAGCGATGCGGCAATCGCCGCCCAGATCTCTGCGAGATCGTCGGGCGTGATGCCATAAGGCGGCATCACGTAAATGGTGTTGCCGAGCGGACGGAGCAAGATCCCGCGGTCACGGTAGAACGCGATGAGGCGGGGAGCGAGGCTTGAGAGATAGCCCGCGTCCGTCCGGACGACGTCGAGGGCAGCGATGGTGCCGAGGCGGCGAGGGCATGCGACGCGCGGATCGTGCGCCAGCATCGAAAGATGCGCGCCTTGCGCCTGGGCGAGCGCGTCGATCCGCTCCGCAACCGGCTCGTCGCGCCATATCTCGAGATTGGCGTTGGCCGCCGCGCATGCGATCGGGTTCGCGGTGTAGCTTGATGAATGATAGAAGCTTCGCGCACGGTCAGTCGACTTGTGCGAAGCAAAGATCGGCTCGATGCACAAGGTCACCGCGAGCGGGATCGCGCCGCCCGTGAGCCCTTTCGAGAGACAGAGAATGTCCGGGATAACCCCCGCCTGCTCGCAGGCAAAGCGGGTGCCCGTGCGGCCCCAGCCCGTCATCACCTCGTCGGCGATGAAGAGCACGTCATGCGCTGCACATATGCTGCGCATTTCGGCGAGGACCCAGGCGGGATAGATCAGCATGCCGCCGGCGCCGAGGATCAAGGGCTCCACGATGAAGGCCGCGGGCTTTTGCGCGCAGGCAGCCTCGAGCGCATCGAGGGTCGCCTGCTCCATCCCCTCGCGCGGGAAGGGGATGGTGCCCACGTCGAAAAGCAGTGGCTCATAGGGCTTGTTGAACACCCCGCGCTCGCCGACCGACATCGCGCCGATCGTGTCGCCGTGGTAGCTGTGTTCGAGGACGAGAATGCGATGGCGCGGATCACCGCGGTTGGCGAAATGGCCGAGCGCCATCTTGAGTGCGACCTCGACACTGGTGGAGCCTGAGTCCGAAAAGAACACGCGGGTGAGCGGGCCGGGCGTGATGCGGATGAGCTCGGCGGCAAGCGTTTCGGCGGGTTCGTGCGTCCAGCCGGCGAAAATGAGTTGATCGAGCTTTTCGGTCTGGGCGCGGATTGCGGCCATGATGCGCGGATGCGCGTGACCATGCGTCGTGA contains:
- the infA gene encoding translation initiation factor IF-1, with product MAKEEALTFDGVIDEILPDARFGVVLENGHRIIAYTAGRMRRFRIRSVVGDAVRVEMTPYDLSKGRLVYRERGSAPVSGQRQRR
- a CDS encoding YceI family protein; this encodes MRIAAPLLALPLLLAVPLLAQMPTTAPGAKDAARVTGGTYQADPHHTLVGWRVNHLGFNDYFGIFGDVTGTLTIDPKAPAEAKLDISIPIASVTVASAGLKDHLLRAPAESGAKPDFFGANPQPARFVSTSVVVDEEGDEAKVTGNLTLNGVTKPVTLDVDFTGAGPSPMGNVETIGFEADAVIKRSDFGLGFGVPLVGDEVKLEITAAFEKK
- a CDS encoding integrase core domain-containing protein, whose product is MQVFHLPGRVSRTAQLMSRLIGAKAPDSEAAIRRDIVHRWRQAIREGLCAAAAARAVGVPRATLYRWEKRPEPLSRRPLRVRQPRWSPALAEAVEELRLDNPMWGKRKIAVLLAREGFMTSVSTVGRILRRLVARGAVVPVPLLRRKPGGRRFRYNNKERHARRLPKGLRPSLPGQLVQIDTLFINIRPGKAIKHFTAYDPVAKWTLGKVAASATATNATALLDKLIAEAPFPITGIQVDGGSEFRAEFETACQIRGLPLFVLPPKSPQLNGAVERNQGCWRYEFYESYDLPHRIDQLQPFVDAFAHRFNHVRPHEALDMKTPAEYLQSISCGNLQQSHMY
- a CDS encoding adenosylmethionine--8-amino-7-oxononanoate transaminase, with protein sequence MTHAPPSPVWHPFTQHGLGEPIPLIARAQGARLYDAHGNSWIDAISSWWVTTHGHAHPRIMAAIRAQTEKLDQLIFAGWTHEPAETLAAELIRITPGPLTRVFFSDSGSTSVEVALKMALGHFANRGDPRHRILVLEHSYHGDTIGAMSVGERGVFNKPYEPLLFDVGTIPFPREGMEQATLDALEAACAQKPAAFIVEPLILGAGGMLIYPAWVLAEMRSICAAHDVLFIADEVMTGWGRTGTRFACEQAGVIPDILCLSKGLTGGAIPLAVTLCIEPIFASHKSTDRARSFYHSSSYTANPIACAAANANLEIWRDEPVAERIDALAQAQGAHLSMLAHDPRVACPRRLGTIAALDVVRTDAGYLSSLAPRLIAFYRDRGILLRPLGNTIYVMPPYGITPDDLAEIWAAIAASLEI
- a CDS encoding cold-shock protein gives rise to the protein MPIGTVKFFNTDKGYGFIENEDGSGDSFVHITAVQAAGMQGLNKDQRISYELETGRNGKVSAINLEQA
- the leuA gene encoding 2-isopropylmalate synthase — encoded protein: MTMLRDPSTKYRPFPQVPLENRQWPSRTITKAPIWLSTDLRDGNQALIDPMDAEKKTRFFDLLVKCGLKEIEVGFPASGATDFDYIQNLVRSGRIPDDVTPQVLTQARADLIRTSFDSLEGAKTAIVHLYNAVSPAWRRIVFGMEMPEIKQIAIDGAKQLRDNAARLPGTDWRFEYSPETFSTAELDFSIECCAAVMDVLQPTPAKPIILNLPATVEAATPNIYADQIEYFCKNLPNRESAIISLHTHNDRGTGVAAAELGLLAGGDRVEGCLFGNGERTGNTCLVTIALNMYTQGVDPELDFSDIDEVIATVEYCNQLPVHPRHPYGGELVYTAFSGSHQDAIKKGFAARERQNDERWEVPYLPIDPADLGRSYEAVIRVNSQSGKGGVAWVLEQDKGLKLPKRMQASFSHVVQAVADATSRELGAEDIWHAFEGHYLASEGKRFQLVDWAETHSGTDRIFAGKLTIDGTERSVSGRGNGLMSSVVAALAESGGPVMDIVDYSEHAIGQGSNVQAAAYVECRTADGKSLFGCGLDTDVATASVRAILSAANGA